The genomic region GTCGTCGACGCCCACCTGTTCGGTCTGCAGCGGCTTCTTGATGAACAGCAGCAGCACCGACGACAGCACGAAGGCGACCGCCGCCCCGAGGTAGGGGAACGCGCGGCCGACGGCGAACAGCGCACCGCCGACCGGCGGGCCGATCAGGGTCGCGCCGAAGAACCGCACGGTGTTCTGCGACATCGCGGTCGTGACCTGCTCCGGCGGCACCAGCGCCTTGATCGCGGCGATGCCGGCGGGCTGGGACAGGCTGAGGAAGACCGCCGAGGCCATCGCGATCACCAGGATCAGCACCAGGTTGACGATGCCGGCGGCGATCAGCAGGCACAGCAGGCCGAGCAGCACGGCGCGGACCAGATTGCAGGTCAGCAGCAGCCGCTTGCGGTCGAACCGGTCGGCGAACTGACCGGCGGGGATGGACACCAGCCCGGCGACGACCACCTGCAGCGCGGCGATGAGACCGGCCCAGGTCGCGGACCCGGTCGTCGCGAGGATGAGCAGCGGGTAGGCGAACTCCGCCGTCTCCTTCGCGATGGCCGCGACGGCCTCACTCGACCACAGCGCCTGGAAGTTCATGTTGCGCCGCAAGGGGACGACGGCCTCGGCGGTGGCCTCGGCGCCGGGCTCCGCGGGCGCCGACGGGCTGTTGCTGGTGGACATCAGGTCTATCCCCGTTCATCGATCGGTCAGACGTGCACGCAGCGTGGCCGCGAGGCCTGACACGTGCGGGGCGGTCAGCATCGACCAGTGGTCGCCCACCGCGCGGTGGGCGCTGACCTCACCGGAGTAGCTCCCGGCGAGCTTGTGGCGGATCCGGCCCAGCGCCGGGTCGCCGGTGTCCACGAGGAACACGGTGGCGGCACAGCGGACCGGGCGCGGGCGGTAGCGCAGCAGCGCCGTGACGTTGGCGGTGAACCGGGTCCTCAGCACCCGGTCGCGCACCCGCGAGCCCTGCGGACCGCTGCCGAGCACGACGGTGCCGAGCACGCGCAGGCTGCCGGCCAGGTAGCCGGGGTCCGCGCCGATCGGGCGGTTCGCCGCGGGCGGGAAGCCGTCTAGCCCGATCAGGTGGTCGACGACGGCGCCCGCCGCCTCGAGTTGCCGCGCCACCTCGTGGGCGACGACGGCGCCGAACGACCAGCCGCCGAGGGTGTACGGCCCGTCCGGGTCGACGGACCGGATGGCGGCGACGTGCTCGGCGGCCAGCCGCTCGATCCGTCCCCGCGGGCCGGGTGCGGGATCGCCCGCCGCCGGGGCCACGCCGTACACGGGCCGGTCGAGGAGTGGGGCGAGCTCGCGGTAGGGGAGCACGGTGCCGAACGCGTCCGCCACCAGGAAGACCGGCCTGCCCTCCGGCGCGGGATCGTCGTGCAGCGGCACGATTCCCGCCGCCAGCCGCTGTTCCACCGCGCTGCCGGCCGCGGGACCGGCGAGGCGCACCAGCGTGCCGAACGTGGGTCCGGCGGCGAACTCGACGGGGGAGACGGCCTGCCCGGTCCGGTCGCGGACGCGGCCGAGCAGCGACACCACCATGAGCGACTCGCCGCCGAGCTCGAAGAAGTCGTCCTCCTCGTCCACAGAGGACACACCGAGGGTGGCGCACCACAGCTCGGCCAGGAGTGCCCGGCCGGTGGCGGCGGCGCTTCGCGTGACCGGACCCGCTGTGACGGGCCGGTGCGCGGGCGTTTCGTCGTCGGGACTGGTATCGGCGAACGGGTGCGGCGGCAGCGAGCACAGGACCGGTGGCTCCGGCTCGTCGGCGGCCACCAGACCGGTCAGCGCCTCGTCGGCGCCGAGCGCCCAGAGCGCGCCGACGGCGGACAGCAGCGCCTTCTCGCCCGGTCCACCGGGCCGGTGGCGGTCGTCGTCCGTGCTGTCACCGCCGGACTTGCCGAGCAGTGCGATCGTCGTGGGTCCCGCTGACCAGTCCGGGTGCTTGCGCAAGGTGCCGAGCATCGACGTGCCGGGTCCCAGCTCGAGGAACACGGTCAGGTCCTCGGCGAGCACGGTCGCCGCGCCACCGGTCAGGCGCACCGGGGCGAGCAGCTGGCCCGCCCAGTAGCCGGGGCCGAGGTCCTCGCCCGCCCAGGTACCGGTCTCGTTGGCGATCAGCCGGACCTTCGGCCGGGCGGCCGCGTGCCGGCGACCGCGGCGCGCAGCGATTCGGCGCCTCGCGCATGGCGGGCGAGTGGAACGCGTGCTGGACGGCAGCACGCGGACGTCGAGACCGGTGAGCGCGGTCCCGGCCAGCAGCGCCTCGACGGCCGCCGCCGGACCGGACAGCACGACCTGCCCCGGTCCGTCGATGGCGAGGGTCACGCCGTGGCCGGAGCCGATCCGGTCGAGCACTTCCGCGGCCGGGGCGGACACCGCGATCATCCGTCCCGGCGCCGACGCGGCCATGGCGGACGCCCGCGTGTGCACCAGGCTCGCCGCGTCCGTCGGTGCCCACACCCCGGCGAGGGTGGCCGCCACGTACTCGCCGATGCTGTTGCCGAACAGGACCGAGGGCCGGACGTTCCAGTCCCGCAGCTGCTCGCCGAGCGCCCAGCCGAGCGCGAACAGCCCGACCTGCTGGTGCACGGTGGACCGGAACCACTCGGCGGGCGGCGGTGCGGCGGCCACGAGCGGACCGAGGTCGACGTCGTGCGCCACCGACACGTGCTTGGCGATCAGGTCGAAGTGCTCGCGGAAACCGGGGAGCAGCCGGTACGCGCTCGCACCGGCGTTGTCGCGCAGCGTGCCCTGCCCCGGGAAGAGGAAGGCGACAGCGCCGGGCCGGGCGGGTGCGCCGTCGCCGGCCGAGTCGCCGAGGGCGTGCAGCGCCCGGCCCGCCTCGTCGTTCGTGCTCGCGACGACCGCGTGCCGGTACGGTGCTGCCTGCGCTTCGCCAGTGTCCAGGCGGCCGCGGCCACGTCGGTGCCGGGTTCGGTGACGCGCTCGGCGAGGTCGTGGCCGGTTCGGCGCAGCGCGGACGGGGTCGCGGCGGACACCGGGAACACCCGGTACCCGGACCGGGACCGCTCAGCGCGCCGCGGTGCCGCTTCCAGGACCGCGTGCGCGTTGGTGCCGCCGACACCGAAGGAGCTGACCGCCGCCAGCGGTGTGCCCCGGTCCGGCCACGGCTCGACCTCGGTGCACACCCGGAACGGCGTGTTCTCCAGGTCCAGCATCGGGTTGGGGCGGGTGAAGTGCGCGGTGGGCACGAACCGGCGGTGGTGCAGCGACAACGCGGTCTTGATCAGCCCCGCCACTCCGGCCGCCGCGCCGGTGTGCCCGATGTTGCTCTTGATCGCGCCGAGCCCGCACCAGCCGGCAGCACCGCTCGCCGCGCCGAACGCGTCGGTGAGCGCGGCGACCTCGATCGGGTCGCCGATCCGCGTCGCCGTGCCGTGCGCCTCCACGTAGTCGACGTCGGCGGGATCCGTGCCGCCGACGTGGTGGGCGTAGCGGATCACCTCGCTCTGCCCCGACAGCGACGGCGCCGTGTAGCCCATCTTGTCGGAACCGTCGTTGTTGATCGCCGAGCCGCGGATCAGCGCCACGATCCGGTCGCCGTCGCGCAGCGCGTCGGACAGCCGCTTGAGCACCACGACCCCGACGCCCTCGCTCGGCACGGTGCCGCCGGAGTGCTCGTCGAACGGACGGCAGCGGCCGTCGGGGGAGAGGATTCCGCCCTCTTCGTACAGGTAGCCCCACTCGTCGCGGGGGATGACCGCGACGCCGCCCGCGAGCGCCACGTCGCACTCGTACCCGGCGAGGGCGCGGGCGGCCATGTGGGTGGCGGTCAGCGAGGTCGAGCACGCGGTCTGCACGGTGACGGCGGGACCGCGCAGGCCCAGCTTGTACGCGACCCTGGTGGCCAGGAAGTCCTTCTCCCTGCCGATCACGGTCGCCAGTTCGCCCTGGCCGCTGTGCACCCGTGCGTCGACCACGTCCGCGCCCGCGTACACCCCGATCCAGCCGGGGAAGCGGGTCGGGTCGATCCCGGCGTCGTCGATCGCCGCCGACGCGCACTCGAGGAAGATCCGCTGCTGCGGGTCGATGCTCGCGGCCTCGGTGCGGGAGTAGCCGAAGTACGTCCAGTCGAAGTTCGCCGAGCCGGTGAGCACGCCTCGTGCGGCGACGAACCCGGGCAGGACCGCCTGTTCGCGGGCGGCGCCGCCGGACAGTTCCGCGGGCGTGTAGTGCCGGATGCTGTCCGACCCGGCCACCAGGTTGGCCCAGAGCGCGCGGACGTCGCCGGCACCGGGGTAGCGGGCCGCCATGCCGATGATCGCGACGGTGTTCTCGCCGTTCATGCCGCGGGCTCCCCGACGGCGAGGTCCAGCGGGAGGTGGTCGAGACCGACGTAGGAGATGTTGGGACCCCACACGGCGGGGGCCGCCGCGAGCCGCGCGTCCGGGAACCGGATCGCGAGCCGCCGCAGCACGGTCGCCGCCTCCAGCCGGACCAGCGGCGCGCCGACGCAGTAGTGGGCGCCGAGCCCGAACGCGAGGTGCGGCCCGGCCTGTCCGTCGTCGGAACCGGTGACCGGGCCAGTCTCCTTGATCGGGCAGGTCTCGGCGGACTCGGTGAACACCGTGGTGCCCACCGAGAGCGGGACGAACACCAGGTCGCCCTCGGCGAGCCGGGCGCCCGCGAACGTCATGTCCTTCGTGACCACCCTGGCGACGTTGCGCAGGGGCGGCCGGGTGGCGAGCACAGACTCCACGAACCGGGCCGTCACCGCGGTTTCGTCGTGCTCCGCCGCGTGCCTGAGCGCCTTCCACGTCGCCGCGTCGGCCAGCGCGGTGTGCACGCACGAACCGAGCAGGGCCGCGGTCGTCTCCAGCCCGCCGAAGAGGATCATCGCCAGTGTGGCGGTGGTGGCCGCCCGGTCCTCGGCGGTGTCCGTCGGGAATCGCGCCCACAGCGCGGAACCGGTGAGGCAGGCCGACATCTCCCGCATCACCTCGCTCGCCCGCTCGGCGTGGTCGCGCCGGTACATGGCGGCGAGGAACGCGGACAGGTGGCGCGACCAGGTGTGCAGCACGTCCGGCCCGACGTCGATCCCGACGATGTGGGCCATGACCCTCCCGGAGACGCCTTCGGCGACCACGGGCACGAAGTCCGGGGCCTGCTGGGCCGCCAGCTCGTCGAGGCACTCGTCGACGATCGTCTCCACCTGCTGCTCGAGCGAGCGCACGGCGCCGGGGGAGAACATGCGCTGCACCGGCTTGCGTCGCGTCGTGTGCTCGTCGCCGTCGGTGTGCACGAACCACAGCCGGACGAACTCGGTCAGCGCGTGGTAGTCGGCGCGGGACCCCTCGCTCATGTACAGCTCGCTGAGCCGGACGGAGGTCCGCGACGAGAAGTCCGGGCTGGCGAGCACCTTCCCGGCGAGTGCCCGGTCGGACACCACCCAGCTCTCCAGCCCGTCGTCCCAGCTGAGCCCGTCAGGCATCGGTACCGGCCTTCTCCACGAGTGTCACGAGCCCGCTCGGGGTCGGCGCGAGCAGGAAGTCGCGCAGGCGCACCGAGACGCCGAGCTGCTCGCGCAGGAGCCGGATCAGCCGCACGGCACCCATCGAGTTGCCTCCGCTGATGAAGAAGTCGGTGTCGGGGCCGACGTCGGTCGCCGGGCTGTCGAGCGCCAGCACGAACAGCGGGAGCACCGTGGTGAGCCCCTCCGGTTCGGCGGCGGCCGGCGCCGGTGCCGCCGGCCTGCTCGCTGCCCCGGCGGGCAGCGCGTGGGTGATGATCGCCTTGCGGTCGACCTTCCCGTTGTCAGTCACCGGGATCTGGTCGACCATTGCCCACAGGGTGGGGACCATGTAGCCGGGCAGCCGCTCGGCGAGCCGGTCCCGCAGCGCGGTCGCGGTGACCTGGTCGTCCACGGTGACGACGGCGGCCACGATGCGCTTGTCCGCGCTGTCCGCGTCGGTGACGACCACGACCGCGTCCTTGACCGCGTTGTCCTCGGTGAGCGCGTCGGCGACCGCGGACAGTTCGATCCGGTAGCCGCGCAGCTTGATCTGGTGGTCGCGCCTGCCGAGGAACTGGATCCGTCCTCGCGTGTCGAGCCGCACGAGGTCACCGGTGCGGTAGAGCCGTTCCGGTACGTCGGGGGAGAACCGCCCGAACGCCTTCGCGGTTTCCGCCGGGTCGTCGAGGTAGCCGTCGGCGAGTCCGGCGCCCGCCGCGTAGAGCTCGCCGATCCCGCCGGGCGGGACGAGCCGGTAGCGGTCGTCCAGCACGTGCACCCTGGTGCCCGGCACCGGCGTGCCGATGGGCAGCGGGCCGTCGACCTCGTCCGCGGCGCGCACGGTGTGGGTCAGGGTGAAGGTGGTGTTCTCGGTCGGTCCGTACCCGTTGGTGATGATCAGGTCGGGATGCCTGGTGAGTGCCTTGGCCACGTGCTCGTGCGGCACGACGTCGCCGCCGGTGACCAGCTGGCGCAGGGTGGCGAACGCCTCCGGCCGGAACTCCTCGACCAGCCGGAACAGACCGGCGGTCAGCCAGGCGACGGTGATCTCGCGATCCAGCAGGAACGCGCCCAGCTCGCCCGGCGACGGGATGCCGGCCGGGTAGACCTCCAGCGTGGCGCCGTTCAGCAGCGCGCCCCAGATCTCCAGCGTCGACGCGTCGAACGCGAGCGGCGACAACCGCAGCATCCGGTCGCCGGGAGCCAGCCGGACGAAGTCGGGTTCGTGGACGAGCCGGGTCACCGCGCGGTGCGGGACGCACACGCCCTTGGGCAGTCCGGTGGAGCCGGACGTGAACGCGACGTAGGCGAGCGCGTCCTGGTTCGCTTGTGCGCCAACGGGCTCGCCGGTCCAGTCCGGCGTCCACGACGCGCAGAGCGGTACACCCCTGTCCGCGAGTCCCGCCGGGCCGGGCCCGGCGACCAGGGCCGCGCGAGGTGCCGCCTTCGCGAGGATCGCGTCGAGCTGCGCACGCGGCTGGTTGAGCTCGACGCCGACGTACGCCGCGCCGGCGAGCACGATGCCGAGCAAGCCGACGATCTCCGCGACGGACCGCTCCAGGCCGACGAGCACCCGGTCGCCCGGCCGCACCCCCAGCTCCCGGAGCAGGGCGGCCTGGTGGCCCGCCGCGGCGGCCA from Lentzea guizhouensis harbors:
- a CDS encoding MFS transporter; the encoded protein is MSTSNSPSAPAEPGAEATAEAVVPLRRNMNFQALWSSEAVAAIAKETAEFAYPLLILATTGSATWAGLIAALQVVVAGLVSIPAGQFADRFDRKRLLLTCNLVRAVLLGLLCLLIAAGIVNLVLILVIAMASAVFLSLSQPAGIAAIKALVPPEQVTTAMSQNTVRFFGATLIGPPVGGALFAVGRAFPYLGAAVAFVLSSVLLLFIKKPLQTEQVGVDDGKRHAKEGFQVIRRQPILFWTLLWTMGSNMVFNHTGVFLAIAATGHSESDSTALIGLAVACAGIGGITGAFIAAPVLKRVKPSYIFFYAAWIGPIAALLLSFVPSLWVMGLLVGLVFVRGPIMTALTLSYVAVLAPDKTQGRVLGAVFFLSLIVQPIGLFSIGKLFDAGGPSVVFGTICTVATLIALVSFTPTMRSLPSPHQLEEVKP
- a CDS encoding thioesterase domain-containing protein, with amino-acid sequence MRDNAGASAYRLLPGFREHFDLIAKHVSVAHDVDLGPLVAAAPPPAEWFRSTVHQQVGLFALGWALGEQLRDWNVRPSVLFGNSIGEYVAATLAGVWAPTDAASLVHTRASAMAASAPGRMIAVSAPAAEVLDRIGSGHGVTLAIDGPGQVVLSGPAAAVEALLAGTALTGLDVRVLPSSTRSTRPPCARRRIAARRGRRHAAARPKVRLIANETGTWAGEDLGPGYWAGQLLAPVRLTGGAATVLAEDLTVFLELGPGTSMLGTLRKHPDWSAGPTTIALLGKSGGDSTDDDRHRPGGPGEKALLSAVGALWALGADEALTGLVAADEPEPPVLCSLPPHPFADTSPDDETPAHRPVTAGPVTRSAAATGRALLAELWCATLGVSSVDEEDDFFELGGESLMVVSLLGRVRDRTGQAVSPVEFAAGPTFGTLVRLAGPAAGSAVEQRLAAGIVPLHDDPAPEGRPVFLVADAFGTVLPYRELAPLLDRPVYGVAPAAGDPAPGPRGRIERLAAEHVAAIRSVDPDGPYTLGGWSFGAVVAHEVARQLEAAGAVVDHLIGLDGFPPAANRPIGADPGYLAGSLRVLGTVVLGSGPQGSRVRDRVLRTRFTANVTALLRYRPRPVRCAATVFLVDTGDPALGRIRHKLAGSYSGEVSAHRAVGDHWSMLTAPHVSGLAATLRARLTDR
- a CDS encoding beta-ketoacyl synthase N-terminal-like domain-containing protein, whose translation is MNGENTVAIIGMAARYPGAGDVRALWANLVAGSDSIRHYTPAELSGGAAREQAVLPGFVAARGVLTGSANFDWTYFGYSRTEAASIDPQQRIFLECASAAIDDAGIDPTRFPGWIGVYAGADVVDARVHSGQGELATVIGREKDFLATRVAYKLGLRGPAVTVQTACSTSLTATHMAARALAGYECDVALAGGVAVIPRDEWGYLYEEGGILSPDGRCRPFDEHSGGTVPSEGVGVVVLKRLSDALRDGDRIVALIRGSAINNDGSDKMGYTAPSLSGQSEVIRYAHHVGGTDPADVDYVEAHGTATRIGDPIEVAALTDAFGAASGAAGWCGLGAIKSNIGHTGAAAGVAGLIKTALSLHHRRFVPTAHFTRPNPMLDLENTPFRVCTEVEPWPDRGTPLAAVSSFGVGGTNAHAVLEAAPRRAERSRSGYRVFPVSAATPSALRRTGHDLAERVTEPGTDVAAAAWTLAKRRQHRTGTRSSRARTTRRAGRCTPSATRPATAHPPGPALSPSSSRGRARCATTPVRARTGCSPVSASTST
- a CDS encoding cytochrome P450 encodes the protein MPDGLSWDDGLESWVVSDRALAGKVLASPDFSSRTSVRLSELYMSEGSRADYHALTEFVRLWFVHTDGDEHTTRRKPVQRMFSPGAVRSLEQQVETIVDECLDELAAQQAPDFVPVVAEGVSGRVMAHIVGIDVGPDVLHTWSRHLSAFLAAMYRRDHAERASEVMREMSACLTGSALWARFPTDTAEDRAATTATLAMILFGGLETTAALLGSCVHTALADAATWKALRHAAEHDETAVTARFVESVLATRPPLRNVARVVTKDMTFAGARLAEGDLVFVPLSVGTTVFTESAETCPIKETGPVTGSDDGQAGPHLAFGLGAHYCVGAPLVRLEAATVLRRLAIRFPDARLAAAPAVWGPNISYVGLDHLPLDLAVGEPAA